A genomic segment from Leptospira kirschneri serovar Cynopteri str. 3522 CT encodes:
- the flgA gene encoding flagellar basal body P-ring formation chaperone FlgA, translating into MNLFRIFLFIIITFFPLWGRTSGIYLKGKTIIEGEVVRLSSVARVPEGLEDRILLNNLKRPVFVDSKDVLKVYEDLNPIVTGKKTLVLPLNHSLEPGEIAESLSEEIKKKHPNEEFRLTFISGDTKVPLEGVDLRWANLPSRLHPGQIMASLEIFFQNQKVHTLRIRFQVEQMVTVLKSKRSLNQGIKITKEDFQEEEIFTSEEILDSPGNELLGSTLLKNMNEGEIFRKKHVRKIQDVQRGGEILMIYHKGSLALKTKVKALSSGNIGEEVQVTTHSRENQMKAKVVDKNTVITE; encoded by the coding sequence ATGAATCTTTTTCGAATTTTCCTTTTTATAATTATTACCTTTTTTCCTCTTTGGGGGAGAACATCAGGTATTTATCTAAAAGGAAAAACGATTATAGAAGGAGAGGTAGTCCGCCTTTCTTCTGTTGCACGTGTCCCGGAAGGTTTAGAAGATAGAATTCTTTTGAACAATCTAAAACGTCCGGTATTCGTAGATTCTAAAGACGTCCTAAAAGTTTACGAGGATTTGAATCCGATCGTTACTGGAAAAAAAACTCTAGTACTTCCTTTGAATCATTCTCTGGAACCTGGCGAAATCGCAGAATCTCTTTCGGAAGAGATCAAAAAAAAACATCCAAATGAAGAATTTCGTCTAACGTTTATATCCGGAGATACAAAGGTCCCTTTGGAAGGAGTGGATCTTAGATGGGCCAATCTTCCTTCCCGTTTGCATCCGGGGCAGATTATGGCTTCCTTAGAAATTTTTTTTCAAAATCAGAAAGTGCATACTTTGAGAATTCGTTTTCAAGTGGAACAGATGGTGACGGTTTTAAAGTCTAAACGTTCTTTAAACCAAGGGATCAAAATTACGAAGGAAGATTTTCAAGAAGAGGAAATATTTACTTCGGAAGAAATTTTAGATTCTCCCGGAAACGAACTTTTGGGTTCCACTCTTTTAAAAAATATGAATGAAGGTGAAATCTTTCGTAAAAAACACGTTCGTAAAATTCAAGACGTTCAAAGAGGAGGAGAAATTCTGATGATCTATCATAAAGGAAGTCTAGCCCTCAAAACAAAAGTAAAAGCTCTTAGTTCCGGAAATATTGGAGAAGAAGTTCAGGTTACGACTCATTCCAGAGAAAACCAAATGAAAGCGAAAGTAGTAGATAAGAATACGGTGATCACGGAATGA